A window from Argopecten irradians isolate NY chromosome 3, Ai_NY, whole genome shotgun sequence encodes these proteins:
- the LOC138318321 gene encoding uncharacterized protein translates to MASCELFLIYLLTFFVTLILQSVGLFTPYWISWKDCDAQGLFYYKSSKETNGCYGPGSNVSNSAFVLEIISFVLHLVVCVIRMYCICLFDLEWHRAKTFIVLSRVLFTVAGILSLVGCTEISKVDISGSHLGSSYNMCLASGIYAMILCSLAFLGFTSDTTQHREQDSGDSKQGEMTVEEHRDAPQSGGMKSKAIIFVRFMR, encoded by the exons ATGGCTTCCTGCGAACTGTTCCTCATATACTTGTTGACTTTCTTTGTCACCCTTATTTTACAATCTGTGGGCTTATTCACGCCGTACTGGATTTCGTGGAAGGATTGCGATGCCCAGGGGCTATTCTACTACAAAAGTTCTAAGGAGACCAATGGTTGTTACGGACCGGGCAGTA ATGTGAGTAACTCTGCCTTCGTCCTAGAAATCATATCATTTGTCCTACATTTGGTCGTGTGCGTGATTAGGATGTACTGCATTTGCCTATTCGACTTGGAATGGCATCGTGCAAAAACCTTCATTGTACTCAGTAGGGTTTTGTTCACAGTGGCTG GTATCCTGTCTTTGGTCGGATGCACAGAAATATCTAAAGTTGACATTTCTGGTTCTCACCTCGGAAGCTCATACAATATGTGCCTTGCAAGTGGTATATACGCTATGATTCTG TGCTCCTTGGCATTCCTCGGTTTCACGTCGGATACCACACAACATAGGGAACAGGACAGCGGCGACTCAAAACAAGGGGAAATGACTGTTGAGGAGCATCGCGACGCACCCCAATCAGGCGGAATGAAATCGAAAGCCATAATATTTGTCCGTTTCATGCGATGA